In Acidimicrobiales bacterium, the following are encoded in one genomic region:
- a CDS encoding ester cyclase, whose translation MTDDAANYRRIPLEVFNEGKIELIDELLSEDFVENLPLPPGFPPGRASLAPFVTALRAAFPDFKYEITAQWQDGDTHIGLIRASGTMTGEFMGMPPSNKSASWDEVHIGRYADGKLAEHWAVVDQLGMLTQLGFIPPMGG comes from the coding sequence ATGACTGACGATGCCGCCAACTACCGCCGTATCCCTCTGGAGGTGTTCAACGAGGGCAAGATCGAGCTCATCGACGAGCTGCTGTCCGAGGACTTCGTCGAAAACCTGCCCCTTCCACCGGGTTTTCCCCCTGGTCGTGCATCGCTGGCGCCGTTCGTGACCGCTCTCCGGGCCGCGTTTCCGGACTTCAAGTACGAGATCACCGCTCAATGGCAGGACGGTGACACCCACATCGGCCTCATCCGGGCGAGCGGCACGATGACGGGCGAGTTCATGGGAATGCCCCCCTCGAACAAGTCCGCCTCCTGGGACGAGGTCCACATCGGCCGTTACGCCGACGGCAAGTTGGCCGAACACTGGGCGGTGGTTGACCAGCTGGGCATGCTGACCCAGCTC
- a CDS encoding STAS domain-containing protein — MVIPQFRAEIVSMNGTATIVVEGELDIYTAPALVACLDQATESGDGPVVIDVASMSFIDSRGLSAIAQAVRQLGGRPLVLRSPSSSTRKVLDISGLSSLVQLED, encoded by the coding sequence GTGGTCATTCCGCAGTTTCGTGCCGAGATCGTCTCGATGAACGGTACGGCCACCATCGTCGTCGAGGGCGAGCTCGACATCTACACGGCCCCCGCACTGGTGGCGTGCCTCGACCAGGCGACCGAATCGGGCGACGGGCCCGTCGTCATCGACGTCGCATCCATGAGCTTCATCGATTCCCGCGGCCTGAGTGCCATCGCCCAGGCCGTCCGTCAGCTCGGCGGGAGGCCGTTGGTGCTGCGCTCGCCGTCGAGCAGCACGAGGAAGGTCCTCGACATCTCGGGGCTGTCCTCGCTCGTGCAGCTCGAGGACTGA
- a CDS encoding uroporphyrinogen-III synthase — translation MDGGTLAGLTIGITAQRRADEQARMFAARGARTQHGPTLALAAAGDEAALRAATDAVIAEPPDYLLASTGYGMRAWLAAAERWGRREDLVSALARARVANRGAKAASANRAAGLAEWWRAPGERFEELTARLLDESLAGARVVLQLHGAPLPRSVASLTAAGASVLEIDAYRSSMPADTRPAQALVDATCDGALAAVTFTTAPSLHNLFALAAGAGRSDELREAFNGPVVAACVGPVCAEAALEEGVTAPLVPERARLVPLVDAVTTRLGRRRA, via the coding sequence GTGGACGGAGGCACCCTCGCCGGCTTGACCATCGGCATCACCGCCCAACGGCGGGCCGACGAGCAGGCCCGGATGTTCGCTGCCCGCGGCGCCCGAACCCAGCACGGCCCCACGCTCGCGCTGGCAGCCGCCGGGGACGAGGCTGCGCTGCGGGCGGCCACCGACGCCGTCATCGCCGAACCGCCGGACTACTTGCTGGCCTCGACCGGGTACGGGATGCGGGCGTGGCTGGCGGCAGCCGAACGCTGGGGACGCCGGGAGGACCTCGTGTCGGCGTTGGCGCGGGCCCGTGTGGCCAACCGCGGCGCGAAGGCGGCGTCGGCCAACAGGGCCGCGGGCCTGGCCGAGTGGTGGCGCGCGCCCGGCGAGCGGTTCGAGGAGCTGACCGCCCGGCTCCTCGACGAATCCCTGGCCGGTGCACGCGTGGTCCTCCAGCTCCACGGCGCACCGCTCCCCCGTTCGGTGGCCAGTCTGACGGCGGCCGGAGCGAGCGTCCTCGAGATCGACGCCTACCGCTCCAGCATGCCGGCCGACACCCGCCCGGCGCAGGCCCTGGTCGACGCTACCTGCGACGGCGCGCTCGCGGCGGTCACCTTCACCACGGCACCGTCGCTGCACAACCTCTTCGCCCTCGCCGCCGGGGCGGGGCGGTCCGACGAGCTGCGGGAAGCGTTCAACGGGCCGGTCGTGGCCGCATGTGTCGGGCCGGTGTGCGCCGAGGCGGCCCTCGAAGAGGGCGTGACCGCACCGCTGGTCCCCGAGCGGGCGCGACTGGTGCCGCTCGTCGACGCGGTGACGACCCGCCTCGGCCGCCGAAGGGCCTGA
- a CDS encoding response regulator transcription factor → MGEATGPVLVVDDEPAIVRVLTAALTARGHRVSAALTGEEALDRAAAEAPSVIVLDLGLPDLDGIEVCRRLRAISGVPIIVLSAEGADDRKVAALDEGADDYVTKPFSMPELMARVRVAMRHGPRSGDLDDVVLEVGDVRIDLARHEVSVGGHPVELTPKEFGFLAVLARRPGRVVTHRTILQEVWGPAYGTETQYLRVYASQLRRKLDEDPAAPRLVTEPGVGYRLVDRVPGSGGPTD, encoded by the coding sequence GTGGGTGAGGCCACGGGTCCCGTGCTCGTGGTGGACGACGAGCCCGCCATCGTGAGGGTCCTCACTGCCGCCTTGACCGCACGCGGGCACCGGGTGTCCGCTGCGCTCACGGGCGAGGAGGCGCTCGACCGGGCGGCGGCCGAGGCGCCGTCGGTGATCGTCCTCGACCTCGGCCTACCGGATCTCGACGGCATCGAGGTTTGCCGGCGGCTGCGGGCCATCTCCGGCGTGCCGATCATCGTGCTCAGCGCCGAGGGAGCCGACGACCGCAAGGTCGCCGCCCTCGACGAGGGTGCGGACGACTACGTCACCAAGCCGTTCTCGATGCCTGAGCTGATGGCCCGCGTCCGCGTCGCCATGCGCCACGGGCCGCGGTCCGGCGACCTCGACGACGTCGTGCTTGAGGTCGGAGACGTGCGGATCGACCTTGCCCGCCACGAGGTCAGCGTGGGCGGGCACCCCGTCGAGCTCACGCCCAAGGAGTTCGGCTTCCTCGCCGTGCTGGCTCGCCGGCCGGGACGGGTGGTGACGCACCGCACGATCCTCCAAGAGGTGTGGGGCCCGGCCTACGGGACCGAGACGCAGTACCTGCGCGTGTACGCCAGCCAGCTGCGGCGCAAGCTCGACGAGGACCCGGCCGCGCCTCGCCTCGTCACCGAGCCGGGCGTCGGCTACCGGTTGGTGGACCGGGTGCCCGGATCCGGCGGGCCCACCGACTGA